The following coding sequences lie in one Sorghum bicolor cultivar BTx623 chromosome 6, Sorghum_bicolor_NCBIv3, whole genome shotgun sequence genomic window:
- the LOC8073683 gene encoding plant UBX domain-containing protein 1 isoform X1 has product MEAEYPNQQAGPSSSSTTLWPCATRRRKRDEGEGDDDLSSEEDMDLDADAQRAADKLKAVSEELGHEIRVFSSENFALQPSKLPSADHEEDDDFYELQPADYYKLISNRIGEHSKMLKTRKMREAELAAQRAKRTKAVMRVRFPDGYILEADFLPSERIHSLVDLLMKVLARPDLPFYLYTVPPKKRIMDTSQDFCTAGFVPGANVHFSYDLPEGSLVNADDLKAGPFLREEIRSLDGLSLLLKPASQPDDSRMNSSTLQSGASQSDPVPTTNKKPGRPKWLKR; this is encoded by the exons ATGGAAGCAGAGTACCCCAACCAGCAGGCaggcccctcctcctcctccaccaccctcTGGCCGTGCGCGACTCGACGCAGGAAGAGGGACGAGGGCGAGGGCGACGACGACCTCTCGTCGGAGGAGGACATGGATCTCGACGCCGACGCGCAGCGCGCCGCG GACAAGCTGAAAGCAGTGTCAGAGGAACTTGGACATGAGATCCGAGTTTTTTCGAGTGAGAATTTTGCTCTACAACCCAGCAAGCTGCCTAGTGCAGATCATG AGGAAGATGATGACTTTTACGAGCTTCAGCCTGCTGATTACTACAAGTTGATTTCAAACAGGATAGGAG AGCACTCTAAAATGCTAAAGACTCGCAAGATGCGGGAGGCAGAACTTGCTGCTCAGCGAGCAAAGAGAACAAAG GCAGTAATGAGGGTGCGATTCCCTGATGGCTACATTCTTGAGGCCGACTTTCTTCCATCAGAGAGGATTCATAGTCTAGTGGACCTGCTCATGAAAGTACTTGCTAGACCAGATCTTCCGTTCTATCTTT ATACAGTACCTCCAAAGAAGCGAATAATGGACACATCACAGGACTTCTGTACCGCTGGTTTTGTTCCTGGAGCTAATGTTCATTTTTCTTATGATCTGCCCGAAG GTTCATTGGTAAATGCAGATGATCTAAAAGCAGGACCCTTTCTCCGTGAAGAAATTCGAAGTTTGGACGGATTGTCACTTCTGCTGAAACCTGCTAGTCAACCTGATGATTCTAGAATGAACTCTTCTACTCTTCAATCTGGTGcatctcaatctgatcctgtacCAACAACAAATAAGAAGCCTGGCAGACCAAAGTGGTTGAAAAG GTGA
- the LOC8073683 gene encoding plant UBX domain-containing protein 1 isoform X2 — MEAEYPNQQAGPSSSSTTLWPCATRRRKRDEGEGDDDLSSEEDMDLDADAQRAADKLKAVSEELGHEIRVFSSENFALQPSKLPSADHEEDDDFYELQPADYYKLISNRIGEHSKMLKTRKMREAELAAQRAKRTKAVMRVRFPDGYILEADFLPSERIHSLVDLLMKVLARPDLPFYLYTVPPKKRIMDTSQDFCTAGFVPGANVHFSYDLPEGSLVNADDLKAGPFLREEIRSLDGLSLLLKPASQPDDSRMNSSTLQSGASQSDPVPTTNKKPGRPKWLKR, encoded by the exons ATGGAAGCAGAGTACCCCAACCAGCAGGCaggcccctcctcctcctccaccaccctcTGGCCGTGCGCGACTCGACGCAGGAAGAGGGACGAGGGCGAGGGCGACGACGACCTCTCGTCGGAGGAGGACATGGATCTCGACGCCGACGCGCAGCGCGCCGCG GACAAGCTGAAAGCAGTGTCAGAGGAACTTGGACATGAGATCCGAGTTTTTTCGAGTGAGAATTTTGCTCTACAACCCAGCAAGCTGCCTAGTGCAGATCATG AGGAAGATGATGACTTTTACGAGCTTCAGCCTGCTGATTACTACAAGTTGATTTCAAACAGGATAGGAG AGCACTCTAAAATGCTAAAGACTCGCAAGATGCGGGAGGCAGAACTTGCTGCTCAGCGAGCAAAGAGAACAAAG GCAGTAATGAGGGTGCGATTCCCTGATGGCTACATTCTTGAGGCCGACTTTCTTCCATCAGAGAGGATTCATAGTCTAGTGGACCTGCTCATGAAAGTACTTGCTAGACCAGATCTTCCGTTCTATCTTT ATACAGTACCTCCAAAGAAGCGAATAATGGACACATCACAGGACTTCTGTACCGCTGGTTTTGTTCCTGGAGCTAATGTTCATTTTTCTTATGATCTGCCCGAAG GTTCATTGGTAAATGCAGATGATCTAAAAGCAGGACCCTTTCTCCGTGAAGAAATTCGAAGTTTGGACGGATTGTCACTTCTGCTGAAACCTGCTAGTCAACCTGATGATTCTAGAATGAACTCTTCTACTCTTCAATCTGGTGcatctcaatctgatcctgtacCAACAACAAATAAGAAGCCTGGCAGACCAAAGTGGTTGAAAAGGTAA
- the LOC110436492 gene encoding submaxillary gland androgen-regulated protein 3A-like — translation MPRASLEHSPAALDPPPPSRPEPKSSRPEPPPLAGGRGLVGAHAHHAGAPAPRRSPCLPRRSPRLLPEDAPAAPKPLPTRRSPLPTCYLCTTPVPLSIPFRHADFASSVFYRRMLMLALNTDAFTEQ, via the coding sequence ATGCCCCGCGCGTCGCTGGAGCACTCGCCCGCCGCGCTGGATCCTCCTCCCCCATCCCGTCCTGAGCCGAAGTCGTCCCGTCCGGAGCCCCCACCCCTCGCCGGAGGACGCGGCCTCGTCGGAGCACACGCCCACCACGCCGGAGCTCCTGCGCCACGCCGTAGCCCGTGCCTCCCGCGTCGGAGCCCCCGCCTGCTGCCGGAGGACGCGCCCGCCGCGCCGAAGCCCCTGCCGACACGCAGGAGCCCCTTGCCGACCTGCTATTTATGCACCACGCCGGTGCCCCTGTCCATTCCATTCAGACATGCTGATTTTGCATCCTCTGTTTTTTATCGCAGGATGCTGATGCTTGCACTAAACACTGATGCCTTCACTGAACAATGA